The region CTCCCGTGGTTTCCCCGTGCTTGCTTAGCTGCCTCACCGAGGGCGCTAAACCTGCAGGCACTGATGATCGGTTTTGACAAAAGCAGCATTTAGatctgctgggggtgggaggggcgcgGGAACAGTCCTGCAGTGCAAGCCTTGGATCTGGCGGGCCTGGGCTGAGGACGGGCCCTCCTGTCTGACAGTTCCAGCTGTAGCTCCTCCACCCCCAAGGCATCCGGTCTTAGTAACGGGCTCCCTGCCTTAGATTCCTGATTGTGAGCAGTTCCCCACTGCGGTGCGCCAGCCTGCCTGTTCCCCTTTTCCTGGAGGGCAGCATTCCAGCCCATTCCCGTTCCCTCCAAGCCCTGCTTCATCGCAGAAGGATGCCAGGAGCCAGGACTCAGCACCGCGCCTCTGTCGGGAAGACCCCACCGCTCACTGATTTCCGGCGCCCGCCTGTCCAGATCCAGCCCCCGGGCCCAAGCACCGGGGTCCCTCTCCCCCCACGTGTGGATGCCTGCTTCTCTTCTCTGCAGCCCCAGGACCTGGAAAACCCAGCCCCAGGGGGACTGGGCCTGAGATCCAAGCCCGGTTCCCTTGGCTCTGCCTTAACTGCCTGCTCTTCCTCCTAGGGAAGGCCCTTTGTGTCTGGGGCAGGAAGATGCTTCCATTTTCAAAGGCCGGCTGAGAACTGTGCAGTGGTGCTGAGGCCTCCCTAGTTCTGTGGCCAGAACATCTGACAGCTCTCTCCAGGTCTAGGTGAGCTAATGAGGAACCGGTCGGCCTCTACCCATGCCAGACGTGCCCCATCGCTGTGACAGCTGCACCGTCTGCCCGTCCTCTTCCTGCGCCTCTAGACTGGAAAGGAAAAACCTCtgccattgtcatttttttttttttttttggtggtgccaCATGGctcgtgggatctcagttccctgaccagggattgaacccgggccctcggcagtgaaagtgccaagtcctaaccactggaccgcagggaagtcccatgccgTTGTCCGCTCAACTCTCTCTTAACGTTCACCCCCTTCCTGATTCTCCGTGTCTGCAGGGTGAGGGTGACgccaccccctcccctggccaTCATCTCTGCTCTCCAGGCCCAGCTGCCGTGTTACACTCCCGCCTGCCGGAGGGgaggcccagggcccaggcctAGGCACCAGCTGAGGGTCGCCAGCCTGGGCTCAAAGGCGACGCCGCCTCTGCGGGCCCCTCTCCCGTTGCTTCATGTCCGTACGTCGCCTGGTAACAGAGGTTGAAGTCAGCGATCTCGGCGacagttgctgctgctgctgattttAAAGTTCGAGTTGCCTGCCTTTCTCTGTGCTtcgtccctccccctccctgtttCACACCCACTGGCTCTCCCCGTCCTCTGACCTCAGCATTCTCCCTGGATCGCACCGTGGGCTTTCTGAGATTGTGAGTGAAACCACAGTGAAGCTTAGAAGAACTTTGAGATTCTTGGGCCAACAGTCCCAGCAAAGATCCCGCTGCCGGGGTTCTCTCTCGGGTGGGAGGTGCAGGCACGGTGTGGCTGGGAAGGCCAGGAGGTGACCGACGGAGACGCTGCACGTGCCCGAGGTGCTCTGCGGCCCAGGGCCCCGACTAAATGTCACCCAGAGGAAAGCAGTGATCTGTAGGCTACATTAGACACACAGAACACAGCAGGGGAAAACACACACTTCACAGGTAATGCAGGGATCGCCCAGCAAGGGCCTTGCACTCTGTAGCGCACTAAGTGGTCACTGGTCACAGATTTGCAAGGAACTGCTGCCAGACTTGGATCAACCTTAACCCCGAAGTCTGTGAGCTTCCCCGAGGACCGGGGGTTTGAGCTTCCGGGCAGGCAGAATCTCCCCGCCCTGAATCCACAACAAGCCCCAGGGTGATCAGAATGAGGGGAAGGGGGCGACAGCCCTCTCTAGGTGTCACCCCTGGAGGGCTGCTGCCAGTGGGGGTGTGAAACCCAAAGAGAAAGGTGATCCGGGCCAGTCGGCAGAGAGAGGGGTGTGAGGACAGAGGCCACCTGTGTGTTTCATTGTGGGGCAACCCCTCCTGGCCTGGCCCTTAGCCAGTGTGACAGAGGCCAGGGGAGAAGAAGCAGCCCTGCCACGGGGGCCCAGGCGAGAGCCGGCAGGTGCCAGGACTGGGTTACTTCTCCTCCCCACAGAGCCTAACGGCTCCTGGCTGACCCCCAGCACACTCAGCTGGttcacccctccacccccagccctgcagcatctgtgttcatgagaagCCAGTGAGGGGAGGTCGCGGGGAGAGTGCCGTCCTCACACCGAGCCCCTGGTCTCCCGGGACCCACTCGGACCCTCAGGCTCTTCCTCTCCATCCTGCTCAGCCTCCGCGTCCAGCTCTGCTCCAGCACAGACTCCCGGCAGTGGGGGCCTGGGGAGGTACTGCAGGAGCCGGCCTTCCCGCTTCACTTCTGCCAGCTCCTTGGCACAGCAGCTGGGCGTGTTGGTTTCATAGGTGTCGTGGAAGGTGTTGTAGTCCACCTCATAGAAGCCCTTTTCCAAGGTGAGGACTGGAGTGAATCGGTGGCCCCAGAGCACCTCCGTATCCATGTAGGAGCTCCGTGCTTGGCAAGTCATGCCTGGGTGAACAGAAGGCACACGTGTTAGGAGTGGCCACAGCTATCCATCCATCATCcgcccatctatccatccatctattcaccTATCCATCCAATCACCCACCAATCagtcatctgtccatccatccatccacccatccatccatctattcaccTATCCATCCAATCATCCACCAATCagtcatccgtccatccatccatccatccacccatccatccatctattcaccTATCCATCCAATCATCCACCAAtcagtcatccatccatccacccacccatctatccacctatccatccaatCACCCACCAATTagtcatctgtccatccatccatccacccatccatccatctattcaccTATCCATCCAATCACCCACCAATCagtcatctgtccatccatccatccacccatccatccatctattcaccTATCCATCCAATCACCCACCAATCagtcatccgtccatccatccatccacccatccatccatctattcaccTATCCATCCAATCATCCACCAAtcagtcatccatccatccacccacccatctatccacctatccatccaatCACCCACCAATCagtcatctgtccatccatccatccacccatccatccatctattcaccTATCCATCCAATCACCCACCAATCagtcatctgtccatccatccatccacccatccatccatctattcaccTATCCATCCAATCACCCACCAATCagtcatctgtccatccatccatccacccatccatccatctattcaccTATCCATCCAATCATCCACCAAtcagtcatccatccatccatcatccatccatccatccatcatccatccatccatctatccatccatccatccatccatccatccaccctatcatccatccctccatccatccaatcATTCATCAAGTGCTTGTTGAACGTCTGCTTTGTGCTAAGCACGATGCAGATAGAAAGCTGAATAAGACACGGTCCTTGCCCTGAAGGAGCTCAAGGAGTGATGGAGgcagaaaattagaaattaacaatGCAAGGTTTTGGAGTTGGTTCCTAGAGACTGGAGTGGATGATTCAGAAATGGACGTGGTTCCTGAAAATGCATTAAGTTCTAGAAGAGTGAGACAAGAAAAGAGGCAGGAAAAGTGTTTGAACAAAGATAAATTCAGCATGGCTGAACCCAGAGAAACTGACAGGCACTTAGAACACCCAGGGGTTGTTTTGGGTGGATACACATGGGCAGAAGCCTACAtgcgcgtacacacacacacacacacacacactcacagcatGGCTCCTTGATTGGAGCATGCTCCAATGTCTCCATTCCCTGTCCGCTCAGCCCTGGCATGCCTGTGTTATTTTTAGGTGCTGCTTTCTCTCCAGAGAGGGCAGCTTTGTTTATGGATGAGGACGCCTTTGAGCTCAGGGCCATGTGGAAGCAGCTTTCTGATATTTAATCTTTCAGCCAAGGAAGGTCCTAGCTTGTGCTCTTCAGGGACTGATCCAGCCCCCCAATTTGGACGTTCTCTGGCAGGGGTCTCATACACACCAGCCCCAGGGCAGAGGCTGCTCCCCACTCGGTGCTCGGTGCTGGGCAACTCCAGTGTACCCCACATGCTGCGGCTCGCAGCCTGCTGTCTGCTCTCAGGGTGCTGCCTGCACCAGGCCCCTCCCCTCCGTCCTTGGACAAGCCCCTCAGCTCAGCAGAGGTGCAGAGGCCCAAGCTGGGCACTGACCAGCCTAGACATGGGCCAGGTGTCTGCAGGCTCGGGGGCCTCAGGAAAAACTGCAGGACAGGACCTCCATGGAAGCTTTAGGCCAACCCTCTTGGGGTCTTCCTGCCCTTCTTCTGTCCCACCGCTTGGGAGGGGGCTGccccatggctggaaacccaccTGTGTGTCTGGCAGCCATGTTCCAACGCACTTGGAAAGGACAGAAGCCCCTCTGGGTGGCAGGCACTGCGCGGGGGGTGGCAGGCACTGCGCGGGGGGTGGCAGGCACTGCGCGGGGGGTGGCAGGCACTGCGCTTCACATACGCTACTCCATTTCGTCATTTAACCCCGAGTGAGCCTGTGAAGTTTATTATCCTCATCTTGCTGACAAGTTGAGCAATCTGCCCAAACTCACACAGGCAGGCTGCACAGAGCCGTGCTGGTCAAACCTCGGCTTGAGCTCACAGCCCGTACTTGGCTCCATAGGTGTGGCCAGCAAGCTCTTAGCGATGCTGAGATCAGAGCCAGTGTGGGTGGGTGGTCTCCTTCTCGTCTCCCTGCAGACCCAGGGTTACCCAGGTCATGCGGGCAGAGGAGGTCAACCAGGTGGGGGGCCAGCCTCAGGACCTGACTTTGAGGCATCGTGAGGGCGAGGCCAGCGGGTGGCAgtgagggcgggggtggggcagaggggccGTGCTTAGGCACCGCTTGCCTGTTTGTCCCCGCGTCTCTGACCTGACCCTTCCTTTGTGGCCTCCAAGTGGAGCTCTTTTCCCAGAATCTCAGCCCACGTTCTGATCCGAGCCCGGCACCAAGGTCAGGGTGACCCGCAAGCCCCTGGCACTGTGGGAGGAGGCTCCCTGCATCCCAACTGTCCTGGCCCCAAGGGCTCCCTAGGCTGCCACCATATGCCGCCTGGCCAGGCTCGGCCCCCGAGCAGCTCCCTCCGCCCAGGTCTCTGGGGCCTGTTTGCACCCCAGCCGGTTCCACTGGCTCCGATCGGGAGGGTCTGTGGCTGCCCGGTCCGAGTCTCGCACCCTGCACCCAGCTTCTCAGGACGCCAGGAAGGCTTGTTTGGCCACCTTTGTGCCAGGCCCCCAACGTTTTGGGGGAGAATGTGGCGTGGCAGACAAGCTGTAGTCACAGACCTGAGCATGAACCCTTCCTGTCTGCACAAAGCTGCTACCACATCTTTAACAGGAGCTTAACGTCAGCCCTCCATGTTGTTGCCAGattagaaaaatatgtatattctgAGCCCGGGGGAGATTTCTGCAAGTCATCCTTAGGGTCAGACCTGTGGCTCAGACTCCTTCGTGAGTGAAGAGAAGCGGggcaggagaaggggaggaagcAGAGGTGGGTGCAAGGTTAAGGGGGGCTCCTCGGCCCAGGAAATACAGCGGGGACACGGGGTCCCCCAGGCCTTGGGCTCCCCGAGCCCCGCACAGAGCTTGGCCTTGGGAAGTGCTCGGCTGCCCGTGAGTCCGTCactgggcagggaggggctggccGGGCACGTGTGGGTGTGATGCATTGTTTTCTGCACACCTCGTGTTCATGGAGCCCTTTCCACAGGGAAGACGAGGGGCAGCCAGCTCCACAGGGGCCCACAGGGGCCCACAGGTGTCTCTCCCCAAAGAGGATTCTGTGACTTTGGGAACCTTGGGTTTGGGAAATGCCGCACCCTGTCCTCTCCTCAGGAGGTGATTCACACGTAAAAAGGCAATGCCAAGTCCTACCGTAAGAAGCCGGTTCACCTTTGTTTAACCCGGAGTTTCCCAAAGTTATTTGCTCACAGTTATTTGCTCTTTGGGTGACACCTGCTCCATGATGGCAGTTAGGTGTAGCCTGTTGGAAACCAGTGCTGGCTTTGGGTCACCTGGCTTTGACCTGCATCCTGGCTCCATGACTTAGGAGCCCTTGCTCCTGGGCAAATAATTTGCCTGTGTCTCTGTTTCCATATCTGCAACTGAAGGAAAACTATCTCACTCGATGAGCTACTGCAAGTTTAGAGTCTGGAATGGGCCCAGACGTTGGGCGGGTTCTGTACACCTTAGCTGCTCTCATTCCTCCATCTTGAGGAACGGTACCCCCCCAGATCACCATGCAGGGGTCGGGCCGGTTGAGCTGCCGTCTGGAGACTCCACCTTCTGGAGTCCTGGCAGTGGCCTGAGGGGAGGGGCTGAGGAGGAGAAAGCGTCTCACCTGTTGCCTCCACCATCCCTTCCAGGATGACCACGATTTCAAACTCCTCCTGATTCAGTTGGGCCCGCGACATCTCCCAGAAAGGGCTCTTCTCGTTGATCTCGTGAGAGATGATGAGCGGGGACACCAGGAAGAGGCGGTCGTCCCCCGTGTCGAAGCCCACGTTGATGTCGGTCTGGTTCAGCGGGATGAACTCCCCCTCCTTGGTCTGCCGGGACTTGATGAGCTTGGCGCGAATGGAGGCTTCCACGATGTGCGAGTTGCGAAGGTCGCCCACGCGGAACATGAGGCAGAGCTTCTCGTCCCGCAGGGAGATGACGGCGTTGCTGGAGAACATGAGGGTCTCGGCCCTCTTCTTGGGCTGGCTGATCTTGACGAACATGCAGCCCACCA is a window of Eschrichtius robustus isolate mEscRob2 chromosome 11, mEscRob2.pri, whole genome shotgun sequence DNA encoding:
- the KCNJ5 gene encoding G protein-activated inward rectifier potassium channel 4; the protein is MAGDSRNAMNQDMEIGVTPRDLKKVPKQARDYIPIATDRTRLLAEGKKPRQRYMEKSGKCNVHHGNVQETYRYLSDLFTTLVDLKWRFNLLVFTMVYTVTWLFFGFIWWLIAYIRGDLDHIGDREWIPCVENLSGFVSAFLFSIETETTIGYGFRVITEKCPEGILLLLVQAILGSIVNAFMVGCMFVKISQPKKRAETLMFSSNAVISLRDEKLCLMFRVGDLRNSHIVEASIRAKLIKSRQTKEGEFIPLNQTDINVGFDTGDDRLFLVSPLIISHEINEKSPFWEMSRAQLNQEEFEIVVILEGMVEATGMTCQARSSYMDTEVLWGHRFTPVLTLEKGFYEVDYNTFHDTYETNTPSCCAKELAEVKREGRLLQYLPRPPLPGVCAGAELDAEAEQDGEEEPEGPSGSRETRGSV